The following are encoded together in the Lactuca sativa cultivar Salinas chromosome 1, Lsat_Salinas_v11, whole genome shotgun sequence genome:
- the LOC111902203 gene encoding serine/threonine protein phosphatase 2A 57 kDa regulatory subunit B' beta isoform, with the protein MLNKFMKRGQRKPSKSDTDTYGFTPPGNRNSESVSTSNVVVNHASRGGAPPVANSIGQQQQTPSGTSIPPPPTGSIESLPMFRDVPVSERQHLFLRKCQVCRFQFDFTDTLKMVREKEIKRLNLVELVDYVQSGSGKVTESNQDEMIQMISVNIFRCLPPSSHEHTGTENIETEEEEPYLDPSWSHLQLVYELLLRYVVSSDTDAKVAKRYINHSFVLKLLDMFDSEDPREREYLKTILHRIYGKFMVHRPFIRKAINNIFYRFIYETQRHNGIGELLEILGSIINGFALPMKEEHKLFLVRALIPLHKPKSIAMYHQQLSYCITQFVEKDNKLADTVIRGLLKYWPITNCQKETLFLGELEEVLEATQAAEFQRCMIPLFRQIARCLNSPHFQTAERALFLWNNEHIVSLIAQNRNIILPIVFEALENNIQSHWNQAVHGLTVNVRKMFQEMDFKLFEECQKQFAEKQANSQQAEEQRQLTWQKIVDAAAGGTHQIH; encoded by the exons ATGTTGAACAAATTTATGAAACGAGGGCAACGGAAGCCCTCGAAATCTGATACTGATACTTACGGGTTTACTCCTCCTGGAAACCGGAATTCCGAGTCTGTTTCTACTTCCAATGTTGTCGTAAATCACGCCTCTCGTGGTGGTGCTCCTCCTGTTGCGAACAGTATAGGTCAACAACAACAGACACCAAGTGGAACATCGATTCCTCCTCCTCCAACTGGATCTATTGAATCCTTGCCGATGTTTAGAGATGTTCCAGTATCGGAACGACAACACTTGTTTCTCAGAAAGTGTCAGGTTTGCCGTTTCCAATTTGATTTCACAGACACGTTAAAAATGGTTCGGGAGAAGGAGATTAAAAGGCTAAACCTTGTCGAGCTTGTGGATTATGTCCAATCCGGTTCTGGTAAAGTCACCGAGAGCAATCAAGACGAGATGATTCAAATGATTTCAGTAAACATCTTCAGGTGTTTACCACCGAGTTCCCATGAACATACAGGAACTGAAAACATTGAAACAGAAGAAGAAGAACCTTATCTCGATCCATCATGGTCACATCTCCAACTCGTTTACGAGCTTCTCTTAAGGTATGTTGTATCATCCGACACCGATGCCAAAGTCGCAAAGCGTTACATCAATCATTCATTTGTTTTAAAGCTACTAGACATGTTTGATTCTGAAGATCCACGTGAACGTGAGTATCTGAAAACAATTCTACACCGAATCTATGGCAAGTTTATGGTTCATCGCCCGTTTATCAGGAAAGCAATCAATAACATCTTTTACAGATTCATCTATGAAACACAAAGGCATAATGGAATTGGTGAGTTATTGGAAATACTCGGGAGTATAATCAATGGATTTGCATTACCAATGAAAGAGGAGCACAAGTTGTTTCTTGTTAGAGCTCTTATTCCACTCCATAAGCCCAAGTCAATTGCTATGTATCATCAACAACTTTCCTACTGTATTACTCAGTTTGTAGAAAAGGATAATAAGTTAGCAGATACTGTTATAAGGGGTTTGCTTAAATATTGGCCTATTACTAATTGTCAAAAAGAGACTCTTTTTCTTGGAGAACTTGAAGAGGTTTTAGAAGCTACACAAGCTGCTGAGTTTCAGAGATGTATGATTCCTCTTTTTAGACAAATAGCTCGGTGTCTTAATAGCCCTCATTTTCAG acaGCAGAGAGAGCTTTGTTTTTGTGGAACAATGAGCATATTGTGAGCTTAATTGCTCAAAACAGAAACATAATCTTACCAATTGTGTTTGAAGCTTTGGAAAACAATATTCAATCTCATTGGAATCAAGCTGTTCATGGATTAACAGTGAATGTGCGTAAAATGTTTCAAGAAATGGATTTCAAATTGTTTGAAGAATGCCAAAAACAGTTTGCTGAAAAACAGGCGAATTCTCAACAAGCAGAAGAACAGCGTCAATTGACATGGCAAAAGATAGTGGATGCTGCTGCTGGTGGGACCCACCAAATACACTAA